A window of Mangifera indica cultivar Alphonso chromosome 11, CATAS_Mindica_2.1, whole genome shotgun sequence contains these coding sequences:
- the LOC123228780 gene encoding disease resistance protein At4g27190-like translates to MEIVTSVGGKVADNVFAAAGDQLGYLFHYNDNVEKLKKQAEKLRDSRDMVQKKTESAKRNGEIISDFVQKWLPEVDDVSAKAEKFLEDEGKANKRSLKGWWINLRQRYRFSTEAKKHTLAISDQLQKLGNLVNVSCSAPPSGIISSSEVFNSSIFGSRNSFKKEVMKALIDANNVNKIGICGMAGIGKTTLIKEISHHVKKAKEYDAVAMAVVSRNPKIMKIQGEIADMLGLKSLPTDSELERASLLRYRIKKEKRVLIILDDAWEIIKLGEIGIPFGIDHRGCKILITSRNRDVCNGMGCQKIYTVEILSKQESWELFSKIAGPIVESSDINPTAREVTTQCGGLPLAIVIIAGVLKDKNKHEWRNAVRQLKMSTPSSVPELEREVFLSLEFSFNYLENETKSLFLFCSLFPEDYKIPVEDLATYWVGLKWFGDTLEAIEDVRNKVHAIVSTIASSFLLIEESKMYVKIHDVIRDFAIARALRCNYKFMVNGALGNEDTFEDFTCISLVGNYTGELPNGLEHPKLEALLLQENKSFVVLSSFFEKIPNLKVLNLGRTYIETLFDSLSFLTNLGTLDVSASKLVDLSVIGSLSKLDILSLSDSKLVKEIPLSFSQLTNLRLLDLNNMDLELIPCGVMSSLRKLEELYINHFVKWESENGSNANLVELEALSRLTSLHIFIPSKLHLLPNFLSFKRLSSFTLVISHSPFIWGESRFQKYLSTMLYSRNMEIIGTNISMIYDKLRSLVKRTECLTLENIVNLESFSLDQIEEVFNELKYLRIKDCDKIRYLFNTLEWTPNSTFHNLEELHIKDNCNLVELCHGQPLTQSFCKLRVLRVYSCDDLLNIAPSYLL, encoded by the coding sequence TAAAAGAAATGGAGAGATCATCTCTGATTTTGTTCAAAAGTGGTTACCTGAAGTTGATGATGTTTCTGCAAAGGCTGAAAAGTTTTTGGAAGATGAAGGCAAAGCCAACAAGAGGTCCCTCAAGGGGTGGTGGATTAATCTCAGACAGCGTTATCGATTCAGTACAGAGGCAAAAAAACATACTCTGGCGATTTCTGATCAGCTTCAAAAACTGGGAAATCTTGTAAATGTGTCTTGTTCTGCTCCCCCATCTGGAATTATATCTTCATCTGAGGTATTTAATTCTAGCATATTCGGATCTAGAAATTCATTTAAGAAGGAAGTTATGAAGGCCTTAATTGATGCTAACAATGTCAACAAAATTGGAATATGTGGGATGGCGGGCATTGGTAAAACCACACTAATTAAAGAAATCAGCCACCATGTGAAAAAAGCCAAGGAGTATGATGCTGTAGCGATGGCGGTTGTCTCTCGAAACCCCAAGATTATGAAGATTCAAGGCGAGATTGCTGATATGTTGGGTTTAAAATCTCTTCCGACAGATTCTGAATTAGAAAGAGCAAGTTTATTGCGgtatagaatcaagaaagagaaaCGGGTACTCATAATATTAGACGATGCTTGGGAGATAATTAAATTGGGTGAGATCGGTATTCCTTTTGGGATTGACCATAGAGgttgtaaaattttaatcaccTCTCGAAATAGAGATGTATGTAATGGAATGGGTTGCCAAAAGATATATACGGTTGAAATATTATCTAAACAAGAATCTTGGGAGCTTTTTAGCAAGATTGCGGGCCCAATTGTTGAAAGTTCTGATATTAACCCAACTGCAAGAGAGGTAACTACTCAATGTGGGGGATTGCCACTTGCAATTGTGATAATAGCAGGAGTTTTAAAAGATAAGAACAAGCATGAGTGGAGGAATGCAGTAAGACAACTAAAAATGTCTACCCCTTCAAGTGTCCCAGAATTGGAGAGAGAAGTCTTTTTATCTTTGGAATTTAGCTTCAATTACCTAGAAAATGAGacaaaatcactttttttgttttgtagcttATTTCCAGAGGATTACAAAATTCCTGTTGAAGATTTGGCTACATATTGGGTAGGTTTGAAGTGGTTTGGAGACACTCTCGAGGCAATTGAGGATGTCAGAAACAAGGTTCATGCTATTGTAAGTACCATAGCCTCTTCCTTTCTCTTGATTGAAGAAAGTAAAATGTATGTAAAAATACATGATGTTATTCGTGATTTTGCAATAGCTAGAGCTCTTAGATGCAACTACAAGTTCATGGTAAATGGTGCATTGGGAAATGAGGATACATTTGAAGATTTCACATGTATCTCATTAGTGGGAAATTATACTGGGGAGCTACCGAATGGGTTAGAACACCCAAAATTGGAGGCTTTATTGctacaagaaaataaaagttttgttGTCCTTAGTAGTTTCTTTGAGAAAATACCAAATCTCAAAGTTTTAAACTTGGGACGAACATACATTGAGACATTGTTTGATTCACTTTCATTTCTCACAAATCTTGGAACATTAGATGTTAGTGCTTCCAAGTTGGTAGATCTATCAGTAATTGGAAGTCTAAGCAAACTTGacattctttctctttctgATTCTAAACTTGTTAAGGAGATCCCTTTATCCTTTAGTCAATTAACTAACCTCAGGTTGTTAGATTTGAATAATATGGATTTAGAACTTATACCTTGTGGCGTTATGTCTTCTCTTCGAAAGTTAGAGGAGTTGtatattaatcattttgttaaatGGGAATCTGAAAATGGTAGCAATGCCAATCTGGTTGAATTAGAAGCCTTGTCCCGATTGACTAGcttacatatttttattccaaGTAAGCTTCATTTGTTACCAAATTTCTTGTCATTCAAAAGACTGTCTAGCTTTACCTTAGTAATAAGTCATAGTCCATTTATTTGGGGTGAATCTcgatttcaaaaatatttgagTACAATGTTGTACTCAAGAAATATGGAGATCATAGGGACTAACATTTCAATGATATATGACAAGCTTAGAAGTTTGGTCAAAAGAACTGAATGTCTAACTTTagaaaatattgttaatttagAGAGTTTTAGTCTTGACCAAATTGAAGAAGTGTTCAATGAATTGAAGTATCTTCGGATCAAAGATTGTGATAAGATAAGGTATCTCTTCAATACATTGGAATGGACACCAAACTCAACTTTCCACAATTTAGAGGAATTGCATATTAAGGATAATTGCAACCTTGTTGAACTATGTCATGGACAACCTCTTACTCAGTCTTTCtgtaaattaagagttttaagaGTGTATAGCTGTGATGACTTGCTAAATATTGCACCAAGTTATTTGTTATAG